The Camelina sativa cultivar DH55 unplaced genomic scaffold, Cs unpScaffold00532, whole genome shotgun sequence genome contains a region encoding:
- the LOC104773395 gene encoding universal stress protein A-like protein (The sequence of the model RefSeq protein was modified relative to this genomic sequence to represent the inferred CDS: added 52 bases not found in genome assembly): MGSEPTKVMVAVNGSTIKEYPHPSISSKRAFEWTLEKIVRSNTSDFKILLLHVQVTDEDGFDDVDSVYASPDDFRSMRETNKAKGLHLLEFFVKKCHEIGVACEAWIKIGDPKDVICKEVTRVQPDFLVVGSRGLGRFQKVFVGTVSAFCVKHAECPVLTIKRNPDETPSDLADD, from the exons AAGAGTATCCTCACCCTTCGATTAGCAGCAAAAGAGCTTTCGAATGGACTCTGGAGAAGATCGTCAGGTCCAACACTTCCGATTTCAAGATTCTCTTGCTCCACGTCCAAGTCACCGACGAAGACG GTTTTGATGACGTTGACAGCGTTTATGCTTCCCCTGATGATTTCAGAAGCATGAGAGAAACTAACAAGGCTAAAGGTCTTCACCTTCTCGAGTTTTTCGTTAAAAAATGCCATGAGATTGGG GTTGCTTGCGAGGCCTGGATTAAGATTGGTGATCCCAAGGATGTTATTTGCAAAGAGGTCACCCGAGTCCAACCTGATTTTCTCGTTGTTGGAAGTCGTGGTCTTGGCCGCTTTCAAAA GGTCTTTGTGGGGACTGTGAGCGCGTTCTGTGTGAAACATGCCGAGTGTCCAGTTTTGACGATCAAGCGCAATCCCGATGAAACTCCCAGTGATCTAGCTGATGACTAA
- the LOC104773396 gene encoding uncharacterized protein LOC104773396, protein MEEESQKPHRVSRKLEQSESHCNSQGGGDEEPRSARCSRKRCRSWAAAGIADCVALCCCPCAVVNLLTLAFVKVPWMIGRKCIGRSKKKGRNRDDRLHEQQQQKRRSAEMVSGGGCCGGGDDDHRFVVERDGSLTKEEEEERRGASLEEETRISARVEAERVWLELYQIGHLGFGRVSFTGIQSIHHQ, encoded by the coding sequence atggaGGAGGAAAGCCAAAAGCCGCATCGAGTGTCACGTAAATTAGAGCAGAGTGAATCCCACTGTAATAGTCAAGGAGGAGGCGATGAAGAGCCGAGATCAGCCAGATGCTCCCGGAAAAGGTGCCGGTCTTGGGCGGCGGCGGGGATCGCTGACTGCGTGGCGCTCTGCTGTTGTCCCTGCGCCGTGGTGAACCTCCTCACCCTCGCCTTCGTTAAGGTCCCCTGGATGATCGGGCGGAAATGTATCGGCCGGAGTAAGAAGAAGGGGAGGAACCGGGACGATCGTTTAcatgagcagcagcagcagaagcgGAGGTCGGCAGAGATGGTGAGCGGTGGTGGATGTTGCGGTGGCGGAGATGACGACCACCGGTTTGTGGTGGAGAGAGATGGGAGTTTGacgaaggaggaggaagaagaaagaaggggGGCGTCGTTAGAAGAAGAGACGAGGATAAGTGCGAGAGTGGAAGCAGAGAGAGTTTGGTTGGAGTTGTATCAGATTGGTCATCTTGGCTTTGGTCGAGTCTCCTTCACTGGAATTCAATCAATTCATCATCAGTAG